A DNA window from Cydia splendana chromosome 24, ilCydSple1.2, whole genome shotgun sequence contains the following coding sequences:
- the LOC134802400 gene encoding exopolyphosphatase PRUNE1 isoform X1: MEDYLSTTVSNLRSAYYSTLNLTIGNETSNLDSAVSSLVYSKFLHWQLSQLKCGICKKADKIGFKDHIFVPVLNVRREEFELKTEVEYYLNEYGISKEMLIFRNDYDLQELVTKTKTNVVLVDHHTLAIKDKFLAPYVTEIIDHRPIDKTEWTYRDDTRSTIETVGSCCTLVAQRIIDMSAVMAKKIEFFETHPLCTQLLHSTIILDTVNFSKEVKKGTPHDLEIVTFLEGIMKIENPEAERESKLARLLEARTNVSRLTAAQLLKKDVKIVKEVYVPSFPILVEEFLSKPEALTAVSEALKSSGCSLALLLGMSLQTGLKRDAAICGSESDKTAKLAKFLQDWSAPSLQLTATDLQYPNTYYFNQLYLGASRKQYIPAVNAFLQNP, from the exons ATGGAAGATTACCTATCGACGACTGTTTCGAATCTG AGATCCGCCTACTATTCCACGTTAAACCTAACCATAGGCAATGAAACCAGCAACTTAGACTCCGCTGTCTCCTCTTTAGTCTATTCCAAGTTTTTGCACTGGCAACTGAGTCAATTGAAGTGTGGTATATGTAAAAAAGCTGATAAAATCGGATTTAAGGACCATATTTTTGTACCGGTACTGAATGTGCGTAGGGAAGAGTTTGAATTGAAAACGGAAGTGGAAtactatttaaatgaatatGGAATTAGTAAAGAAATGTTAATATTTCG AAATGACTACGATCTCCAAGAACTAGTAACAAAAACGAAAACTAATGTAGTGTTGGTAGACCATCATACTTTAGCCATCAAAGACAAGTTCTTGGCTCCTTATGTTACTGAGATCATAGACCATAGACCTATAGACAAGACGGAGTGGACCTACAGAGATGATACAAG GTCTACTATAGAAACAGTTGGTTCGTGCTGTACGTTGGTAGCTCAAAGAATTATAGACATGTCAGCGGTGATGGCAAAAAAGATCGAATTCTTCGAAACGCATCCGCTATGCACACAGCTACTACact CAACAATTATTCTCGACACAGTGAACTTCTCCAAAGAAGTGAAAAAAGGCACGCCACACGATTTGGAAATAGTGACGTTTCTAGAAGGGATTATGAAAATAGAAAATCCGGAGGCTGAGAG AGAAAGCAAACTGGCACGTTTGCTAGAGGCCCGAACCAACGTGTCCCGTCTTACAGCCGCTCAGCTCCTCAAGAAAGACGTCAAGATTGTCAAAGAGGTGTACGTGCCTAGTTTCCCTATATTAGTGGag GAATTCCTATCGAAGCCAGAAGCCCTAACAGCAGTCTCCGAAGCCCTAAAATCAAGCGGGTGTTCCCTCGCACTCCTATTAGGAATGAGCCTGCAGACCGGATTGAAACGAGACGCCGCTATATGCGGGAGCGAGTCTGATAAAACTGCGAAA CTAGCCAAATTTCTTCAAGACTGGAGCGCGCCATCGCTTCAGCTGACTGCAACAGACCTTCAGTACCCGAACACATATTACTTCAACCAACTGTACCTAGGTGCGTCTAGAAAACAGTACATACCTGCTGTCAACGCGTTCTTACAAAATCCATGA
- the LOC134802400 gene encoding exopolyphosphatase PRUNE1 isoform X2 has product MEDYLSTTVSNLKSVNYAALNLVIGNESCDLDSAVSALVYASFLNWRHSQIKCTVCTRPTPGAKDLLCAAVLNVDREDFELKTEVEFCLRESGVSKEMLVFRNDYDLQELVTKTKTNVVLVDHHTLAIKDKFLAPYVTEIIDHRPIDKTEWTYRDDTRSTIETVGSCCTLVAQRIIDMSAVMAKKIEFFETHPLCTQLLHSTIILDTVNFSKEVKKGTPHDLEIVTFLEGIMKIENPEAERESKLARLLEARTNVSRLTAAQLLKKDVKIVKEVYVPSFPILVEEFLSKPEALTAVSEALKSSGCSLALLLGMSLQTGLKRDAAICGSESDKTAKLAKFLQDWSAPSLQLTATDLQYPNTYYFNQLYLGASRKQYIPAVNAFLQNP; this is encoded by the exons ATGGAAGATTACCTATCGACGACTGTTTCGAATCTG AAATCAGTAAACTATGCCGCCCTAAACCTAGTCATAGGCAACGAGAGTTGCGACCTAGACTCGGCGGTGTCCGCTCTTGTCTATGCCAGTTTTTTGAACTGGCGACACAGCCAGATTAAATGTACTGTGTGTACACGGCCTACTCCGGGGGCTAAAGATTTGTTGTGTGCGGCGGTCCTTAATGTGGATAGGGAGGACTTTGAGCTTAAAACGGAGGTGGAATTTTGTTTGAGAGAGAGTGGAGTTAGTAAGGAAATGTTGGTATTTAG AAATGACTACGATCTCCAAGAACTAGTAACAAAAACGAAAACTAATGTAGTGTTGGTAGACCATCATACTTTAGCCATCAAAGACAAGTTCTTGGCTCCTTATGTTACTGAGATCATAGACCATAGACCTATAGACAAGACGGAGTGGACCTACAGAGATGATACAAG GTCTACTATAGAAACAGTTGGTTCGTGCTGTACGTTGGTAGCTCAAAGAATTATAGACATGTCAGCGGTGATGGCAAAAAAGATCGAATTCTTCGAAACGCATCCGCTATGCACACAGCTACTACact CAACAATTATTCTCGACACAGTGAACTTCTCCAAAGAAGTGAAAAAAGGCACGCCACACGATTTGGAAATAGTGACGTTTCTAGAAGGGATTATGAAAATAGAAAATCCGGAGGCTGAGAG AGAAAGCAAACTGGCACGTTTGCTAGAGGCCCGAACCAACGTGTCCCGTCTTACAGCCGCTCAGCTCCTCAAGAAAGACGTCAAGATTGTCAAAGAGGTGTACGTGCCTAGTTTCCCTATATTAGTGGag GAATTCCTATCGAAGCCAGAAGCCCTAACAGCAGTCTCCGAAGCCCTAAAATCAAGCGGGTGTTCCCTCGCACTCCTATTAGGAATGAGCCTGCAGACCGGATTGAAACGAGACGCCGCTATATGCGGGAGCGAGTCTGATAAAACTGCGAAA CTAGCCAAATTTCTTCAAGACTGGAGCGCGCCATCGCTTCAGCTGACTGCAACAGACCTTCAGTACCCGAACACATATTACTTCAACCAACTGTACCTAGGTGCGTCTAGAAAACAGTACATACCTGCTGTCAACGCGTTCTTACAAAATCCATGA